The following coding sequences lie in one Candidatus Nitrospira allomarina genomic window:
- the rimM gene encoding ribosome maturation factor RimM (Essential for efficient processing of 16S rRNA), with protein MDAPEPSPSSMVTIGRILKPFGVHGEVRIESLSDVPGRFEGLETVTLALPDGRILETLVTSVRQINQGVILGLSAFSTPETAALYRGAWIRIPENQNLPRDTDTYYQFELIGLRVEDAEGHSIGTLEEVLEYPQHHVFVIRNEDREILVPASRRTIAMVDLPHKILRLTSREWWDTTYAL; from the coding sequence ATGGATGCTCCTGAGCCATCCCCTTCTTCCATGGTAACCATTGGCCGGATTCTCAAGCCGTTCGGCGTCCATGGGGAAGTACGCATTGAATCGCTGTCGGATGTTCCCGGGCGGTTTGAGGGATTAGAGACGGTGACACTGGCCCTTCCGGATGGAAGGATTCTGGAAACCCTGGTGACCTCGGTTCGGCAAATCAACCAGGGGGTGATTTTAGGACTTTCAGCGTTTTCGACACCGGAAACCGCTGCCTTGTACCGAGGGGCCTGGATCAGGATTCCAGAGAACCAGAACCTTCCCAGGGACACTGATACGTATTATCAGTTTGAATTAATCGGGCTCAGGGTTGAAGATGCCGAAGGACATTCCATAGGAACATTAGAAGAAGTGCTGGAATATCCCCAACATCATGTGTTTGTGATTCGAAATGAGGATCGTGAAATTCTGGTCCCTGCCAGTCGGCGAACCATTGCCATGGTAGACCTCCCCCATAAGATTTTGCGGTTAACCTCACGTGAATGGTGGGACACCACGTATGCGTTGTGA
- a CDS encoding DUF1295 domain-containing protein produces MNPFSWHMLTLPHVSQIVGLLLVLFIALWLVHLRVGHASFADVGFCLGFGLVVIVCGIEGEGSPWRRALVVSMGSAYACRLGWHLWKNRIWGKSEDPRYKTLRAVLGKWESVGIFGYFMLQVPACLFFGFLLCWIMGHSEPAVRGWDLLGFGIFLLAFFGEALADIQLERFRSNPTNQGKVLQTGLWRFSRHPNYFFEILQWCAYIPLAVGLPGAWMAIAWPLLMMSSLLWVTGVPLAEAQAMNSRGEAYRIYQRTTNKLFPWLPRGSSS; encoded by the coding sequence GTGAATCCGTTTTCCTGGCATATGCTCACTCTTCCGCATGTGTCTCAGATTGTAGGTCTCCTCCTGGTGCTCTTCATTGCCTTGTGGCTTGTACATTTGCGAGTGGGCCATGCCTCCTTCGCCGATGTAGGATTTTGTTTGGGATTTGGCCTTGTCGTTATTGTTTGTGGAATAGAGGGAGAGGGCAGTCCTTGGCGACGGGCTCTTGTTGTGAGCATGGGGAGTGCATATGCCTGCCGGTTGGGCTGGCACCTGTGGAAGAATCGCATTTGGGGAAAGTCGGAGGACCCCCGGTATAAAACCCTTCGGGCAGTGTTAGGCAAGTGGGAATCGGTAGGAATCTTCGGGTACTTCATGCTGCAAGTTCCTGCTTGTCTGTTCTTTGGATTTCTCCTGTGTTGGATTATGGGCCATTCTGAACCGGCGGTAAGAGGTTGGGATCTCCTGGGCTTTGGGATCTTTTTGCTAGCCTTTTTTGGAGAGGCTCTTGCGGATATTCAACTTGAACGGTTCCGATCTAATCCGACGAATCAGGGTAAGGTCTTACAGACGGGGTTGTGGCGGTTTTCCCGTCATCCTAATTATTTTTTTGAAATTCTACAGTGGTGTGCCTATATTCCGTTGGCAGTTGGACTGCCGGGGGCATGGATGGCGATCGCGTGGCCTTTACTCATGATGTCGTCGCTCTTGTGGGTGACGGGAGTGCCCCTGGCCGAGGCTCAGGCTATGAACAGCCGAGGGGAAGCCTATCGCATTTATCAACGCACCACCAATAAATTGTTTCCCTGGCTGCCTCGGGGGAGCAGCTCATAA
- the ffh gene encoding signal recognition particle protein, whose amino-acid sequence MFISLTEKIEKVFKQLRGQAVLTEQNITDALKEVRLALLEADVNFKIVKDFIEKVRIKAVGQEVLKSLTPAHQVVKIVWEELRDLLGHEQSALHLSSQPPTVIMMVGLQGSGKTTTTGKLAHYFKTEGKRVLLVAADPRRPAAGDQLTSLGTDLDITVHRGTNEGQPGAQAVQTCRDGVTRGRDHGYDVVLLDTGGRLQIDEELMQELVDIQTGVKPQEVLLIADSMTGQEAVAVAERFNQALGLTGVILTKVEGDARGGAVLSIRAATGKPIKFLGIGEKLDALEPFYPDRMASRILGMGDVLTLIEKAQENFSEEQAVALQKKVSSNTLTLEDFRDQIKQVNKLGSFDQILDMLPGGQKIKTMMGSGAAGNAQVPEKEMKRVVAIIDSMTPRERRDHTILNGNRKKRVAKGSGTSVPEVNRLIKQFLDARRMMKSLVGGQMGMGKGKKRGKLIRRAIHAR is encoded by the coding sequence ATGTTTATCTCGCTGACAGAGAAAATCGAAAAAGTTTTCAAACAGTTACGCGGCCAAGCCGTGCTAACTGAACAAAATATTACGGATGCCCTGAAAGAGGTGCGCCTGGCGCTGTTGGAAGCCGACGTCAACTTCAAAATTGTTAAAGACTTTATTGAAAAAGTTCGTATAAAGGCCGTCGGGCAGGAAGTCCTGAAAAGTCTCACACCCGCCCATCAGGTGGTGAAAATTGTCTGGGAGGAGCTGCGGGACCTTCTCGGCCATGAACAGAGTGCCCTTCATCTCTCTTCACAACCCCCTACCGTCATCATGATGGTTGGATTGCAAGGCTCAGGCAAGACCACCACCACCGGAAAACTCGCTCATTATTTTAAAACCGAAGGCAAGCGGGTCTTGTTGGTCGCAGCCGATCCCCGTCGCCCAGCCGCAGGAGATCAGCTGACCTCACTCGGAACTGACCTTGATATTACGGTCCATCGTGGGACGAACGAGGGGCAACCTGGCGCCCAGGCCGTTCAAACCTGTCGGGATGGAGTCACTCGCGGGCGTGATCACGGCTACGATGTGGTGCTCTTGGATACCGGCGGTCGACTGCAAATCGATGAAGAATTGATGCAGGAATTAGTCGATATCCAAACAGGCGTTAAGCCACAGGAAGTTTTGCTAATCGCCGACTCCATGACCGGCCAGGAAGCGGTTGCTGTCGCCGAACGTTTCAATCAGGCTCTCGGTCTCACTGGCGTCATTTTAACGAAGGTCGAGGGCGATGCCCGTGGCGGTGCGGTGCTTTCGATCCGTGCGGCGACAGGCAAACCTATTAAATTCCTAGGAATCGGGGAAAAGCTGGATGCGTTAGAGCCCTTTTATCCAGACCGAATGGCCTCCCGTATTCTCGGTATGGGTGATGTGCTGACCTTGATTGAGAAAGCCCAGGAGAACTTTTCGGAGGAACAAGCGGTCGCATTGCAAAAAAAGGTTTCGAGTAATACCCTGACGTTGGAAGATTTTCGTGATCAAATCAAACAGGTGAATAAATTAGGGTCGTTCGATCAGATTTTAGACATGCTCCCGGGCGGGCAAAAAATTAAAACGATGATGGGTTCCGGCGCCGCCGGGAATGCCCAGGTACCCGAAAAAGAAATGAAACGGGTGGTGGCGATTATCGATTCGATGACCCCGCGCGAAAGACGGGATCATACGATTTTAAATGGGAATCGAAAAAAGAGGGTGGCCAAAGGTAGCGGAACATCCGTTCCGGAGGTCAATCGGCTCATTAAACAATTTCTGGATGCCCGACGCATGATGAAGTCCCTGGTCGGAGGGCAAATGGGGATGGGAAAAGGAAAAAAGCGCGGGAAGCTGATCCGCCGGGCTATCCATGCCCGGTAA
- a CDS encoding YqgE/AlgH family protein: MDTPLGKGVFLIATPALRDPNFRQTVVLLCEHGPEGALGVVVNRPTEMNIAEVLPQVPVLEGQEHRVYSGGPVQKNSLLVLYRLNEEIEDTHAVLDGVYLGGNMETLERILEVPGEHESFRAYMGYSGWGPGQLETEMESGSWLTMPAQPHLVFEEDSQVLWGEVIRTFGDHYTMYAHMPVDPNLN, encoded by the coding sequence ATGGACACACCTTTAGGCAAAGGGGTTTTCCTTATCGCCACTCCGGCGTTGCGCGATCCCAATTTCCGTCAAACGGTCGTGCTGCTCTGCGAGCATGGACCGGAAGGGGCCCTGGGCGTGGTCGTAAATCGTCCGACCGAAATGAATATTGCCGAGGTGCTGCCTCAAGTTCCAGTGCTCGAAGGGCAGGAACATCGGGTCTATTCCGGGGGGCCGGTTCAGAAAAACAGCTTGCTCGTCCTGTACCGTTTGAATGAGGAAATTGAAGATACCCATGCGGTGCTTGACGGCGTGTATCTGGGCGGGAATATGGAGACGCTGGAGCGCATTCTAGAAGTTCCCGGTGAGCACGAATCGTTTCGGGCATATATGGGCTATTCGGGCTGGGGACCTGGACAATTGGAGACGGAAATGGAAAGTGGGTCATGGCTTACCATGCCTGCCCAACCTCACCTCGTCTTCGAGGAGGATTCTCAGGTCTTATGGGGCGAGGTCATCCGAACCTTCGGAGATCACTATACAATGTATGCGCATATGCCCGTTGATCCAAATTTAAACTGA
- a CDS encoding AmpG family muropeptide MFS transporter → MTTQTEPGHWLKNFWLLLVSPKMLVMLLTGFSSGLPLLLIGSTLKFWMREEGLDLTTIGFFGLVGLPYTLKFLWAPVMDRLVSSALGRRRGWMLGTQIALMITIASLALTQPAIQLSTLAVLCVLVAFFSASQDIVLDAYRRESLSDEELGIGSSMFIYGYRLGMLVAGALALFLADQESLSWNAVYFIMGAMMIIGILTTWFAPEPTIPAPPPASWQEAITGPFLEFFSRPGALMMLLFILLYKVGDSMASEMLSPFMVDLGVSKTDYAMIVKVFGMIALMAGGLIGGLVVYRLGIVPSLFILGFLQMISTAGFVILAYTGNHLPTLTAVIAFETISSGLGQTAFVAFMASLTNKRFTATQYALLTSFMGIPRVFAGSTTGVLATWLGWEGFFLLCTVIALPGLFLIPYLRRLEENHQSLTRQ, encoded by the coding sequence ATGACCACGCAGACCGAGCCAGGTCATTGGCTCAAAAATTTCTGGCTTCTTCTTGTCAGTCCCAAAATGCTGGTCATGCTTTTGACCGGCTTTTCTTCCGGCCTTCCTCTCCTGCTCATTGGCTCGACCCTCAAATTCTGGATGCGGGAAGAAGGGCTCGATTTAACCACCATTGGATTTTTCGGATTAGTCGGCCTCCCCTACACGCTCAAATTTCTCTGGGCTCCAGTTATGGACCGTCTTGTGTCTTCTGCTCTGGGAAGACGACGAGGATGGATGCTGGGCACTCAGATAGCTTTGATGATCACCATCGCCTCACTCGCGTTGACTCAACCGGCAATTCAGTTATCAACCCTCGCGGTCTTGTGTGTCCTTGTGGCATTTTTTAGCGCCAGCCAGGACATCGTCCTGGATGCCTATCGACGTGAATCCCTCTCTGACGAGGAACTCGGCATTGGATCTTCCATGTTTATTTATGGCTATCGCTTAGGAATGTTGGTCGCTGGAGCGTTAGCCTTATTTCTGGCAGATCAGGAGAGTCTTTCCTGGAATGCTGTCTATTTCATCATGGGCGCCATGATGATCATTGGCATTCTCACGACATGGTTTGCACCGGAACCCACCATTCCCGCACCACCACCCGCATCATGGCAGGAAGCCATCACAGGCCCGTTTCTGGAATTTTTTTCCCGTCCGGGCGCCCTCATGATGCTGTTGTTCATCCTGCTGTATAAGGTCGGCGATAGTATGGCGTCAGAAATGCTTTCTCCATTTATGGTGGATCTCGGGGTCTCGAAAACCGATTATGCGATGATCGTCAAGGTTTTTGGCATGATTGCCTTGATGGCGGGAGGATTGATTGGTGGGCTGGTGGTCTACCGCCTGGGAATTGTGCCATCCCTGTTTATCCTGGGTTTCCTCCAAATGATTTCAACGGCAGGATTTGTCATTCTGGCCTATACCGGCAATCATCTCCCGACCCTGACGGCCGTCATTGCCTTTGAAACCATTTCCAGTGGTCTGGGACAAACCGCATTTGTGGCCTTTATGGCCAGTCTCACCAACAAGCGGTTTACCGCCACACAATATGCTCTGTTGACCAGCTTCATGGGCATTCCACGAGTCTTTGCCGGTTCCACCACCGGAGTCCTGGCCACCTGGTTGGGGTGGGAAGGGTTTTTTCTTCTGTGTACCGTAATTGCCCTGCCCGGCTTATTCCTCATCCCCTATCTCCGCCGCTTGGAAGAAAACCACCAATCCCTCACCAGGCAATAG
- a CDS encoding class I SAM-dependent methyltransferase, with protein sequence MTQTTASQPTTDTWAGVSPQVLEGDILNQRAWRMPDIVIYQHATEEWWVAPLDEELPLIRLNRMGAALLGAMDGRMTIGALLNQYGKWVCSPTQQNGRWHLERWAQPRFSLAYFGTEPPSGHSAEAKWDLLLQKVREGWHQNVQAETEDHLSKFHVQGIQGPHGHFEIIETTVSHLFREPCEAMNGLTYGRLLGKTLRQMGWLSPKPKRIVEVGAGLGYVSKELAAELSAEERKDVQYTFLDLTGPFLGSQTSLARQAGWTATAIQANAERMPLADRSVDLLIDNENLADMTPIQFAGDELLTYRGENPLHEEALDLIRRMRLPLMPPFPDEVIFNYGAIQFLQEVWRVLKPGGRAILVEFGIEDDWPSPVRLPGHTEYEVQFSHLRHAAKWLGFREQYCTLPQLLGMKRDINVLCTGAAYTLRRFCRELEKPFSVRAYTEKELGTALGTLLPKLTGLHYHNVLDPAWFGLWDFKVLLVEKPGGMSIGQQPAFKESGGFRWYTQR encoded by the coding sequence CATGCCCGATATTGTGATTTATCAGCATGCCACTGAGGAATGGTGGGTGGCCCCGCTCGATGAAGAATTACCCTTGATTCGTCTCAATCGCATGGGCGCTGCCCTGCTCGGCGCGATGGATGGTCGTATGACCATTGGTGCCCTGCTTAATCAGTATGGGAAATGGGTCTGCAGCCCGACCCAACAGAATGGTCGCTGGCATTTAGAACGGTGGGCCCAACCGCGGTTTTCGTTAGCCTATTTTGGAACCGAACCCCCCAGCGGACACAGCGCAGAGGCGAAATGGGATTTGTTGCTGCAAAAGGTGCGGGAAGGGTGGCATCAAAACGTCCAAGCTGAAACCGAGGATCATCTGTCCAAATTTCACGTTCAAGGCATTCAAGGCCCCCATGGGCATTTTGAAATTATCGAAACGACGGTCTCGCACTTATTTCGTGAACCCTGCGAAGCCATGAACGGGCTGACCTATGGGCGACTGCTCGGCAAAACCCTGAGGCAAATGGGCTGGCTTTCCCCCAAACCCAAACGCATTGTGGAAGTGGGTGCCGGCCTCGGGTACGTATCAAAGGAACTGGCAGCAGAACTCTCGGCGGAGGAACGGAAAGACGTTCAGTACACCTTTCTCGATCTGACCGGCCCGTTTCTGGGATCCCAAACGTCGTTAGCGCGACAAGCAGGGTGGACGGCAACAGCCATTCAAGCCAATGCCGAACGAATGCCCTTGGCGGACCGTTCCGTTGATTTATTGATCGACAATGAAAATCTTGCCGACATGACCCCAATCCAATTTGCCGGGGACGAACTCCTCACGTATCGAGGCGAAAACCCTTTGCATGAGGAAGCCCTGGACCTTATCCGGCGCATGCGCCTGCCACTCATGCCACCCTTTCCCGACGAAGTGATTTTCAATTACGGCGCGATTCAATTTTTACAGGAAGTCTGGCGCGTGCTGAAGCCGGGCGGACGTGCCATCCTGGTCGAATTCGGGATCGAAGATGATTGGCCCTCTCCCGTCAGATTGCCCGGTCACACCGAATATGAAGTGCAATTCAGTCATCTCCGTCATGCCGCCAAATGGCTGGGCTTCCGCGAGCAGTATTGCACCCTGCCTCAATTACTGGGCATGAAACGGGACATTAATGTCTTATGTACCGGCGCGGCCTATACCCTACGGCGATTTTGCCGTGAATTGGAAAAGCCCTTCTCCGTGCGCGCCTATACCGAAAAAGAATTGGGCACCGCCCTGGGCACTCTTCTTCCCAAACTCACCGGCTTGCACTACCATAACGTTCTGGATCCGGCATGGTTCGGTCTGTGGGATTTTAAAGTCCTGTTGGTCGAAAAGCCCGGCGGCATGAGCATCGGGCAGCAACCGGCCTTCAAAGAATCCGGCGGTTTCCGCTGGTACACTCAGCGATAA
- the rpsP gene encoding 30S ribosomal protein S16: MAVHLRLTRVGRHKRPFYRVVAADARMPRDGRFLEVIGTYDPLKASDKASFKEDRVLNWLQNGAQPTDSVRGLLRQTGILKAFRESKQAPAK, encoded by the coding sequence GTGGCAGTACATTTGCGACTTACACGTGTGGGCCGGCATAAACGGCCATTTTATCGAGTAGTGGCAGCCGATGCCCGCATGCCGCGGGACGGTCGGTTCCTTGAGGTCATTGGGACTTATGACCCCCTCAAGGCAAGCGATAAGGCGTCGTTCAAAGAAGATCGGGTGTTGAATTGGCTTCAAAATGGGGCTCAGCCCACTGATTCCGTCAGGGGGTTATTACGACAAACCGGCATCTTGAAGGCCTTTCGGGAATCCAAACAAGCCCCCGCCAAATAA
- a CDS encoding Fe(2+)-trafficking protein: MAQIHCRKCDKDADPITDNLFMGKLEEEIKQKVCQTCWNEWAGPGGTKTMVINEYQLNLGDENARQTLKTQMRTFLKLDDTTGEFKDYRH, from the coding sequence ATGGCGCAAATTCATTGCCGAAAATGCGATAAAGACGCGGACCCGATCACGGACAATCTTTTTATGGGGAAACTGGAAGAAGAAATCAAACAGAAAGTCTGTCAAACCTGCTGGAATGAATGGGCCGGCCCGGGCGGAACAAAAACCATGGTTATTAACGAGTACCAATTGAATTTAGGGGATGAAAATGCCCGGCAAACCCTTAAGACACAGATGCGGACTTTTTTAAAATTGGATGACACCACGGGCGAATTTAAAGATTACCGCCATTAA
- a CDS encoding DUF748 domain-containing protein yields the protein MKKNGKILLYVLLGLFLLYTLVGYLVIPWAITTKVPPRLSEQLGRPVAIQEAEFNPFLFTLQINGFDVQESDGSPLLGLGELFINFDPAASLVNRAYTFAEIRVELPYGLAWVRADGSLNLAALGSSSAPQDVPPEALPEENSSPESAELPAILIEQLSIQQGMLEFRDSSRPTPFVAHFVPINLTLEQFSTQKGQANSYVLSAERDAGEKITWEGTVTLDPFQSEGRLVFEDYQLPRLWTYAQDLVRFEIPQGQITMKGHYRLSTTDQGVDVLVDGGSLTIHDLQIQEKGTRSPVITIPLFEVNGVSVDVAKQDVRIPSIKSRDAQLTGWVGKDGVVNYQTLFSPVTLENQTVPEPELSPANPWKMVIEDLALDNFTIDFEDRQPEDPVKLLLDTIHFHTSDVSLDLDRSFPVDLSFQFNQTGQANLQGMLMVDPLSLELDLSLKNIALAPFQSYIAPFVQFAIEDGALSLQGSTHYQAETTTQPMVSFKGGMGISHLALGDPMQDTSFLTWEAFELKALDLQIEPTIVNLQKIELINPALALLIDEEGRLNLQRLFSPPGSGSQEETASDETPSEAQSDESSPIPVTIESVSLTNLLARFTDQSVSPNVVTKIDGLSGTIKGLSSDQLAKADVALQGTVDKYALFKIAGQINPLSEDAYTDVTVTFNNLDLPTVSPYSAHYVGYPITKGKLSLDLEYKVSEKTLVGENKVLIDQLRMGEKIESPDATSLPIPLAVALLKDRKGQIDIDLPVRGNLDDPDFSYGGVIWNTVGNLLTKVATSPFAMVGGLVGGNGDDLQYVAFSAGNARLSPAEQEKLHALGQALGDRPALRLDITGAADRQVDHQGLAAGELRKQLQQRKFVQGSSSAREGMSLEQIELSPEEEGRLIAEVFAEQFGSQPNMLASPEGKTPDIPSPEQMRSKLLESIKVEDEQLRLLAQERAQGIREFLIQEGKVSGDRVFLLEPNLSPVTEDQTVRSPLALAAN from the coding sequence ATGAAAAAAAATGGCAAAATTCTTCTGTATGTTCTTCTTGGATTGTTCCTACTCTATACTCTCGTGGGTTACCTAGTGATTCCGTGGGCGATTACCACGAAGGTTCCTCCCAGGCTTTCGGAGCAACTGGGTCGGCCGGTGGCTATCCAGGAAGCCGAGTTTAATCCATTTTTGTTTACACTACAGATTAACGGATTTGATGTTCAGGAATCCGATGGTTCTCCGTTACTCGGGTTAGGTGAACTGTTCATTAATTTCGATCCTGCCGCTTCACTGGTGAACCGGGCCTACACGTTTGCGGAAATTCGGGTGGAGCTGCCGTATGGATTGGCATGGGTTCGCGCCGACGGATCCTTGAATCTCGCGGCATTAGGCTCTTCCTCCGCACCTCAGGATGTCCCTCCCGAGGCTCTACCTGAGGAAAACTCATCACCAGAATCCGCAGAATTGCCCGCGATTCTAATCGAACAACTTTCCATTCAACAGGGAATGTTGGAATTTCGGGATTCTTCCCGCCCGACTCCATTTGTGGCGCATTTCGTGCCAATCAATCTCACGCTGGAACAGTTTAGTACCCAAAAAGGTCAGGCCAATTCCTATGTGCTCTCAGCTGAACGCGATGCAGGTGAGAAAATTACCTGGGAAGGGACGGTCACTCTGGACCCCTTTCAGTCCGAAGGGCGCTTGGTTTTTGAAGATTACCAATTGCCCAGACTATGGACCTATGCTCAGGATCTGGTGCGATTTGAGATTCCTCAAGGACAAATAACGATGAAGGGACATTATCGATTGTCTACGACCGATCAGGGGGTGGATGTCTTGGTCGATGGAGGGAGCCTGACGATTCATGATTTACAGATTCAGGAGAAAGGGACCCGCTCCCCCGTAATCACCATTCCCCTCTTTGAAGTCAACGGCGTCTCGGTTGATGTGGCCAAGCAGGATGTTCGAATTCCTTCGATAAAGTCTCGCGACGCTCAACTAACCGGGTGGGTCGGAAAGGATGGAGTGGTCAATTATCAGACGTTGTTTTCACCTGTAACATTAGAAAATCAGACAGTTCCTGAACCGGAGCTTTCCCCGGCCAATCCGTGGAAGATGGTCATTGAGGATCTGGCCTTGGATAACTTCACCATTGATTTTGAGGACCGCCAGCCTGAAGATCCTGTCAAATTGCTATTGGACACCATTCATTTTCACACCTCGGACGTGTCATTGGATTTGGATCGCTCTTTTCCTGTCGATCTTTCGTTTCAGTTCAATCAAACCGGACAGGCAAATTTGCAAGGGATGTTAATGGTAGATCCCCTGTCCCTTGAACTTGACCTGTCATTAAAGAACATTGCCCTTGCGCCGTTTCAATCGTATATCGCTCCCTTTGTCCAATTTGCTATCGAGGATGGCGCGCTCTCGCTGCAAGGAAGCACACACTATCAGGCGGAAACGACGACTCAGCCAATGGTGAGCTTTAAAGGAGGAATGGGGATATCCCATTTGGCCCTTGGAGATCCCATGCAGGACACCTCTTTTTTGACATGGGAGGCGTTTGAGCTGAAGGCTTTGGATCTACAAATTGAACCAACCATAGTAAATCTTCAAAAAATCGAACTGATCAATCCCGCACTCGCCTTGTTGATTGATGAGGAAGGAAGGTTGAATCTTCAACGATTGTTTTCTCCGCCAGGATCCGGATCTCAAGAAGAAACGGCATCAGACGAAACGCCGTCGGAGGCCCAATCTGACGAATCGTCTCCGATCCCGGTCACAATTGAATCGGTGTCTCTTACCAATCTTCTGGCTCGTTTCACCGATCAATCGGTTTCTCCGAATGTCGTTACAAAAATTGATGGTTTGAGCGGTACGATTAAGGGACTATCTTCGGATCAATTAGCCAAAGCCGATGTTGCGTTACAAGGGACGGTAGATAAATACGCCCTATTTAAGATTGCCGGGCAGATTAATCCTTTGAGTGAAGATGCCTATACGGATGTGACCGTCACGTTCAACAATCTTGATCTCCCCACCGTCTCTCCTTATTCGGCCCACTATGTCGGGTATCCCATTACGAAGGGGAAGCTGTCGTTGGATCTCGAGTATAAAGTTTCTGAAAAGACTCTCGTTGGTGAAAATAAGGTGTTGATTGACCAGTTGCGGATGGGTGAGAAAATCGAAAGTCCGGATGCGACGTCGTTGCCGATTCCTCTTGCCGTGGCCTTACTGAAAGACCGCAAAGGACAGATTGATATTGATTTGCCGGTGCGCGGGAATTTGGACGATCCGGATTTTAGTTATGGAGGAGTCATCTGGAATACCGTGGGAAATCTTCTAACCAAAGTTGCGACATCTCCTTTTGCCATGGTCGGAGGATTGGTGGGTGGCAACGGTGATGATCTGCAATATGTGGCCTTTTCTGCGGGTAATGCCCGGTTGTCTCCTGCTGAACAAGAAAAGCTGCATGCGCTTGGTCAAGCGCTGGGCGATCGTCCTGCCTTGCGATTGGATATCACCGGGGCTGCCGATCGCCAGGTCGATCACCAGGGTTTGGCCGCCGGGGAATTGCGGAAACAACTGCAACAGCGAAAATTCGTCCAGGGCTCCTCTTCCGCGAGGGAGGGGATGTCTTTAGAGCAGATTGAACTTAGTCCGGAAGAGGAAGGGCGCTTGATCGCAGAAGTGTTTGCCGAGCAATTCGGATCGCAACCCAATATGCTGGCTTCTCCGGAAGGGAAAACTCCGGACATTCCTTCACCTGAGCAGATGAGATCCAAATTGCTTGAATCGATCAAGGTGGAGGATGAGCAGCTTCGTCTCCTGGCTCAGGAACGGGCTCAAGGCATTCGAGAATTTCTCATCCAGGAAGGGAAGGTATCCGGTGACCGAGTGTTCCTCCTCGAACCAAACCTAAGTCCCGTCACGGAAGATCAAACCGTCCGGAGTCCTTTGGCCTTAGCCGCGAATTGA
- a CDS encoding Ppx/GppA phosphatase family protein encodes MLLAGIDIGTLTCRLLVAEVNPPGELAVVDADRRILRLGEGVDQYKRLSQAAMDRVVSTLKDWKTKTAKYPLSGVAVVATSAVRESENRQDFLALVTQETGWEVEVLTGEEEARRTMLGIRFGLSPAISDFLGLDIGGGSTECILAQTGKAPAVISLDLGVVRLLERVLRLDPPTIREISQAEACIDEELAKVSKAFGTFSGIPLVGTAGSVTTLAAMSQGLARYESARVHNYELTLSTIKGLEQNLITKTGPQRLAMPGLEPEREYVIVAGTVILRRIMETFSLDTCLVSDFGLREGILVDKARKLKMVE; translated from the coding sequence ATGTTACTCGCAGGAATTGATATTGGCACCTTGACCTGTCGCTTGTTGGTGGCAGAAGTCAATCCACCGGGGGAATTGGCAGTTGTTGATGCGGATCGGCGGATCCTACGCCTCGGGGAAGGGGTGGACCAATACAAACGGTTATCACAGGCCGCGATGGATCGCGTAGTGTCCACCTTAAAAGATTGGAAAACAAAGACCGCCAAGTATCCGCTCAGCGGGGTGGCAGTCGTGGCGACCAGCGCCGTGCGTGAATCGGAAAACCGCCAGGACTTTCTCGCCCTTGTCACTCAAGAAACCGGATGGGAAGTGGAGGTCTTAACGGGAGAAGAAGAAGCCAGGCGAACCATGTTGGGTATTCGTTTTGGCCTGTCTCCCGCTATTTCTGATTTTTTGGGATTGGATATTGGCGGCGGCAGTACCGAATGTATCCTGGCCCAAACTGGAAAGGCTCCGGCCGTCATTTCGTTGGATCTGGGAGTGGTGCGTTTATTGGAGCGGGTACTTCGTCTGGATCCACCCACAATCCGGGAGATTTCCCAAGCTGAAGCCTGTATTGATGAGGAATTGGCCAAGGTGTCAAAAGCCTTCGGGACCTTTTCAGGCATACCGCTGGTGGGGACCGCAGGGTCCGTCACTACACTCGCCGCGATGTCTCAAGGATTGGCGAGATATGAGTCGGCACGTGTCCACAATTATGAGTTAACGTTGTCGACCATCAAAGGGCTGGAGCAGAATCTCATCACCAAAACCGGACCGCAGCGCTTGGCCATGCCGGGTCTGGAGCCCGAGCGGGAATATGTCATCGTGGCAGGCACGGTGATTCTACGAAGAATCATGGAGACCTTCAGTCTTGACACATGTCTGGTCAGTGACTTTGGCCTTCGGGAAGGAATTCTGGTTGATAAAGCCAGAAAGTTGAAAATGGTGGAATAA